A stretch of DNA from Carassius auratus strain Wakin chromosome 44, ASM336829v1, whole genome shotgun sequence:
ACTATCTGTATGAGCATGTAGAGCCAGTCTGTTAGTCAATATTAGGCAAGGACACTTGATGGTTACCGAAGGTGTTCCTCATGTGTACAGAGCATTCATTTGAATGTTGTACAACTAGTTAATCATTCATAAAGTCTATAACACAACCTAAAATCTGCCCATTTGAGATTATAGTCATGGAGCTGATACTAGGATTGATTTCACAGCATATTACACCATCACACTTCATAAGATGAACCgatctgaactctgcagaacgTGAGAATTATCAGCTGTAATTCAAACACAATCTCatgctttatttaaatgtatttttcatgagCACTAGATCACCAACAACCTTAAACTTTAACATTAGCATTACAATTTCTGATGCTAAATATTGGAGAAACTCCACAATCAGTTCACAGCTGTTGAATCCACTCGAATGTGTGGTGAAACATCTTGAGCAAAAGAAAAGCTGAGTAAAATAACTACTAGTATATGGTAACATCGATTAAAGAGAATAAACAGAAACACTGCATGTTTTTTCACATGTATTGATTCTTTGAATTGAATGGCTCTGTTTTTGCAGAAATCCTGCCAGCAGGAAACCCCTTTATATCTGTGTCGGGAGTAAAGAGAGGAAACATCAGACTCCGATGTGAACATGAGGACGATAATATTGTTCACATTGAGTTATTCACTCGATCAAGAGTCATAAATGTGTGTGAGACTGAAGAATGTAGAGGACGAGTGTTTAAAGAAGGAAACTGTGACGTCGTCATCAAGAATCTGATCTTCAGTGACGCTGGGAAATACTTCTTGGATATCTATTACAATAATGATCAGACAGAGCTGAAGCCAAAAAAGGAGTGGACGTACCATCTTCATATTCATGGTGAAGACTAAACTGATCAAACATCAGCATCTGCTTCTTTAAATGATTACATCTGGTCACCAATCATAAATCTGTGTTTATGGTCttgattgattgacagcattataataatgattaatatctttctgtttctcctcagatgagattTCTGTGAAAACAGGCGAGGAGCTAAAGATGTCTGTTCTGGTGTCTGATGCTGATAAAGTGAAGACAAACTCTAGTGGAGAGTGGAAGGAGGTTTGGACGAGAGATCACGGGGTTCAGAGCGACCGAATGAATGATGATAATGATGGAAACCTGATCATTAAATCATTTCTGGACAGTGATGCAGGAACATACAGAGTTCTGGACACTGAAGGAGAAACCTTGATCACAGTCACAATCACAGGTGAGCAGGtgtttagaaatatttctaaCATCATGAGTTTGGGATTTGATTTGTTAAACTGACTAATGTTATCAAATCTTGTTCATATTTCGTCATATCTATCTGGTTCAGCGGGAGAAAACACAGGTAAGACAGAAGAACAGTAAAGTAAGAAGctctaaaaaacatgaaaaatcattttaaaaatatgaaatttgtGCTTTCTTTCTAGATCCCCACCATTCTGCTCCAAAGCTTTGGAGCTGGGTAGAAACATTTCTCTTTGGTTTTGTGACTTCTGTATTTTTCGCATATATAGTGATTATAGCAGTTCAGTTTTTGCTTATATTTGCTGGGAGGATCTGATGTAAAGTACACTtgctgttttattgcatttattaataatatatttgctaTAAGTTGgattgcaacatataataattgctgtattcattgtttgtttgattaCGTCTTAAATTGATTTTTACGTACATTTCTGTCATAATGACATAAACTGACAggcaccactgataagctactactaaataatatagaaacatgaattttctgtaaagttgctttgcaacgatttataaagtaaaagcgctatacaaataaactagaCTTCATAAACGACTGAAATGAGATGATTATGTCAGAAGCTGATTCTCCGGCGCTGCTAGATGCTTTGCTGTTTGATACCGCTGACAAACAAAGCTTGTAAACTATTTGCTTTGGTTTATTCTAGTATTTTGTATGAGAAGTAGTCAATAAAACGATATACAATTAAAACCAAGAAGCTTGTCTGCCAAAAGTCTCTGATTTCTAAACTTGAGCCAAACAGATGAAGACTTCTGTGACCTAAGAAAACTCAGATGCTTGTGATATTATGATAAGATTTGAAGAGTTCACTTGTAACATTCTCCTTAAAATGTGTAGAGGAAGGactttttcaaagaaaaatatgagaGCTTCAGAAGAGAAAGTTTGAACTGTCAGAGGAGAGAGAAACTCAGTGAGGTTTAGAAATATTATCTTTAAACAGCAAATTAACTGTGTGACTAACctttcaaattctgtacagaatcAAAGGAACAACTGGACAAAACACATAATGACAAATGTAATGGTACAGTACAACAGAGTAAAACAGGAGGCATTGAGAGCTGTACAAAAACTTTAATCtagtaaaaacaattataaaatttaactaaaaattaaaatgattaaaaaatgttttctcttcCCACTTTCCCTCTTCTGGCTGTTTGGATTTGTCTTTTGACTTCTGCACTGTCTTTATGTCTGTGTTTTTGGTTCTGGTGGTTctagaaatgttttaaattcgAGTCATCAATAAAACATCAACGTCTGCACAGAAATGTGGAACGTGGATCAAAAGAGTCTCAATTCAATAAACTGTAAAAGTGTCCCAGAACATCAACATCACTGGTTACTGGAAATCTGCTTTCAGAGTTAAAAGATCTGCAGAGGGTTCTGGCAACAATATAtttgcaataaacatttatttacaacatATATGAACATATGTACTGTTTGTTAACTGTCTCTATATTAAAGTGACCTATAGATAAAATATAGATACGTGGCCAGACGTTATCTGATCAAACAGAGAATGTTTTTTATtggctctttttattttttcaagttttGTGTGCGATGATAAATGTTCAGATCAAAGGAAACCACATATAATGTAGAAGTACACTTCGATGATTCGTTCTGAGTATAACTGtattcttgtttttattatatttgtttataaagcaTCTTTGTATTGTTTTAAGCTATTTAACGTACTGTACATCCAGCTGGATATTTAAAACTACATAAGGAAATCATGAGAATGTTCTCAAATGTtactttcagttttgttttgactCAAATCTGCTGgtttgcaaaacaaaacactcaGGTAAAATCTtatctttctatttttttaattagtggtTCAAGGATCACAAATCTCACGGTTCGGATCACATTGCGATTTTTTTCTATCACAGCTGTTTTGTAGTTTGATGATCTCTAATGACAGCAGCAGTATTTATAGGacgctgtctctttaagacctgATGCAGAGATCTGATAGATGCACAACacatttctttctcagctgttttcttTAACTTGACACAACTGTCTGTGTTTACCTGAATGATTGTCCAGAGGGGTATTTTGTCATAGTTTAATGTGTCTGTTGAGAGGATTCAGAAGAGGATTCAGTTTGGTGTTCAAAAGACTCATGCAGAAGTTTCACCATGTAAGTTTAGATGCTATTTAATATAaagcttgtgtgtttttgtgttattatAACCTATCGATGTGTTTCTATTTCTGTAAACTTAACCTGCGATGAAGAAATGTGTTGACATGTTTATGCTGAATGTCtgatgaaaaataattttataaagttttgtgTCCATTGGACATTTGTGTTTGACGGATCCGTCTTCTTGAGGATTACACTGGCATCATTAATAAAACTAAGACTCAAGATttgtttcttattcttattatcatGTTCTAAGCAGAcaaaattaaagtaatttttactcACAAGCCGAGTAAAGTATTTTATCTTTTGTGGCGTATGTCTCTGTCTCATAACAGCCTTCTATTTTCCTCAGGTCCAAATGCttgaatcttcttcttcttctgctgatGTTTTGTCTTGTCTATCAAAGCGGTCAgtgtcatttgtttttttaatgaactgaaaCTTATTTAAGTGTTAGATAGAGTTAATAAATCTAGTCAATCGCTTATCACACCACTCATCCAATGATTTCTGTTGATGATTCATCCAACATAGAAGAACTAAAAATTGAATAAACCCTAAATGGTTAACTCGTAACAATATCCAgcaaatattttaagatatttaacaCTATTTTAAGTAATATGGTTATATTGAAGGTTACTTTTAGCATAGGTAAATTGTAAGCTACATTGATTCAATAATCTATGAAAAAGATAATTTCTAAAAATCGATATTCAAACACCATGATGTGAAATACATAAAAGAATAATTGTTCATCCACAATTAATATTCTATCATCGTCTGCTCACCctcaaacctgtatgagattctttcttcttttctggTTAATGTCTACGTCTGTGTttatcagaagaaagaaactcataaaggtttcaaatgacttgagggtgagtccATGATGAcagaaactatccctttaagatatgCATTTTAGGATAACTATCTATTGCCACGTTTCCGCCGACAATACCAAAaacttttttcccaggaactattttcccctcagacctgttgctttctgtgtttccagcgtggtgtaaagtaccgggaaga
This window harbors:
- the LOC113062521 gene encoding uncharacterized protein LOC113062521 — translated: MSKCLNLLLLLLMFCLVYQSEILPAGNPFISVSGVKRGNIRLRCEHEDDNIVHIELFTRSRVINVCETEECRGRVFKEGNCDVVIKNLIFSDAGKYFLDIYYNNDQTELKPKKEWTYHLHIHDEISVKTGEELKMSVLVSDADKVKTNSSGEWKEVWTRDHGVQSDRMNDDNDGNLIIKSFLDSDAGTYRVLDTEGETLITVTITAGENTDPHHSAPKLWSWVETFLFGFVTSVFFAYIVIIAVQFLLIFAGRI